In a genomic window of Rhabdothermincola sediminis:
- a CDS encoding HPr-rel-A system PqqD family peptide chaperone → MPAPPRPDLRELRVDGHLVLYDPIERVSHLLNETATAIWTAWRDAPDDPGALAEALADRYGAPVAQVRRDVDAALAGFEELGLLGDPPSATFRPPQWGHAEDAEPAVPRPDAAATTLAGRFAALDHRFEVATTDPALATAVHAALAEMADEEPGSQQAVTCPRYELVTEGDRVSVLLDGRVLRAAAGPDEAMAFLFWHVHRQALQRTDRLVRLHASAIRVGEVVVALPAPPESGKSTLVAGLVRRGYRYVTDEGVAFDPATLEVTPLPLPITLDEGSWPLFPEVRQPPSTAAGSMAVEPGRLQPRAQQPGGDDRSPARLGICVFHRFRPGAATELRRVEPPEALVLLLENAFGLDDADDARFEAMIRVARTVPCWALEHGGLDQAISAVENVIAMLDREPR, encoded by the coding sequence ATGCCGGCACCACCGCGACCGGACCTGCGCGAGCTGCGCGTCGATGGGCATCTGGTGCTCTACGACCCCATCGAGCGGGTCAGCCACCTGCTGAACGAGACCGCCACCGCCATCTGGACCGCGTGGCGTGACGCGCCCGACGACCCCGGCGCGCTCGCCGAGGCGCTCGCTGACCGCTACGGCGCCCCGGTCGCGCAGGTGCGTCGGGATGTCGATGCCGCGCTGGCCGGCTTCGAGGAGCTCGGCCTGCTCGGCGACCCGCCCTCGGCGACGTTCCGGCCCCCGCAGTGGGGCCACGCCGAGGACGCGGAGCCGGCAGTGCCCCGGCCCGACGCCGCGGCCACGACGCTCGCCGGCCGGTTCGCCGCCCTGGACCACCGCTTCGAGGTGGCCACGACCGACCCGGCGCTGGCCACGGCCGTACACGCCGCCCTGGCCGAGATGGCCGACGAGGAGCCCGGCAGCCAGCAGGCCGTGACCTGCCCGCGCTACGAGCTGGTGACCGAGGGTGACCGGGTGTCGGTGCTGCTCGACGGGCGGGTGCTGCGAGCCGCAGCCGGGCCGGACGAAGCGATGGCGTTCCTCTTCTGGCACGTGCACCGCCAGGCGCTGCAACGAACCGATCGGCTCGTGCGGTTGCACGCCTCGGCGATCCGGGTGGGCGAGGTGGTGGTGGCGCTGCCCGCCCCGCCCGAGTCCGGCAAGTCCACGCTGGTGGCTGGGCTGGTCCGCCGCGGCTACCGCTACGTGACCGACGAAGGGGTGGCGTTCGACCCCGCCACCCTCGAGGTGACGCCGCTGCCCCTGCCCATCACCCTCGACGAGGGGTCCTGGCCCCTGTTCCCCGAGGTCCGCCAGCCACCGTCCACCGCAGCGGGCTCGATGGCCGTCGAACCCGGCCGCCTGCAGCCCCGAGCGCAGCAGCCGGGCGGCGATGACCGGTCACCGGCCCGGCTGGGGATCTGTGTGTTCCACCGGTTCCGTCCCGGGGCCGCCACGGAGCTGCGCCGGGTCGAGCCGCCCGAAGCACTGGTGCTGCTGCTCGAGAACGCCTTCGGGCTCGACGACGCCGACGACGCACGCTTCGAGGCGATGATCAGAGTGGCCCGCACGGTGCCGTGCTGGGCACTCGAACACGGCGGGCTGGACCAGGCGATCAGCGCCGTCGAGAACGTGATCGCGATGCTGGACCGCGAGCCGCGCTGA
- a CDS encoding polysaccharide biosynthesis protein, with the protein MGPQVGHFLERHRTAVQVALDCLAWAVAVPLALVLRYEFETTSNEWGPFTPSGLLAQVLLACAIQCALGLAFGLYRGLWRYGSFDEVAHLARSTVVVTVCLAVINAILAHQLVPMSVVFFSGVIALVLMAAVRYLWRLSLERRNRPKEADAAPVLVFGAGEGAVQLLTSMLRNPSSPYLPVGLLDDNPSKRKLRIMGVPVLGNRSTIAEAVRRTGATTLILAVPSAGPELVRELSEVALDLGVDLKVLPPIDELLDGVVGLGDLRPVSEADLLGRHLIDTDVDAIAGYLTGRRVLVTGAGGSIGSELCFQIARFAPAELVMLDRDESALHALQLRLEGRAMLDTRNLVVCDIRDRDALDAAFREHRPEVVFHAAALKHLPLLEMHPKEAVKTNVFGTRNVLEAALAHRVSRLINISTDKAADPVSVLGYSKRIAERLTAEVAARTDLPYVSVRFGNVLGSRGSVLTAFRAQLESGGPITVTHPEVTRYFMMVEEAVQLVIQAGAIGRPGEALVLDMGEPVRIDDVARRLAAQAPRPVEIVYTGLRPGEKLHEVLRGANEADERVAHPLISHVPVPPLEASAVEALAADLPDVEVVASLVTLCTTAPQSAPGTTTEPR; encoded by the coding sequence GTGGGACCGCAGGTGGGTCACTTCCTCGAACGCCACCGCACCGCGGTACAGGTCGCGCTCGACTGCCTGGCATGGGCCGTCGCCGTTCCTTTGGCGCTGGTTCTGCGCTACGAGTTCGAGACCACGTCCAACGAATGGGGGCCCTTCACCCCGTCGGGTCTGCTGGCCCAGGTCCTGCTGGCGTGCGCCATCCAGTGCGCGCTCGGGTTGGCGTTCGGCCTGTACCGGGGGCTCTGGCGCTACGGCTCCTTCGACGAAGTTGCCCACCTCGCCCGCTCCACCGTCGTCGTGACGGTGTGCCTGGCGGTGATCAACGCCATCCTCGCACACCAGCTGGTTCCCATGAGCGTGGTCTTCTTCTCCGGCGTCATCGCCCTCGTGCTGATGGCCGCCGTGCGCTACCTGTGGCGGCTGTCGCTCGAGCGGCGGAACCGTCCGAAGGAGGCCGACGCGGCGCCGGTGCTCGTCTTCGGGGCCGGTGAGGGTGCCGTGCAACTGCTCACCTCGATGCTGCGCAACCCGAGCAGCCCCTACCTGCCCGTCGGGTTACTCGACGACAACCCGAGCAAGCGCAAGCTGCGCATCATGGGTGTGCCGGTGCTCGGCAACCGCTCCACCATCGCGGAGGCCGTCCGCCGCACCGGTGCCACCACCCTGATCCTGGCGGTGCCCAGCGCGGGCCCGGAGCTGGTCCGCGAGCTGAGCGAGGTGGCCTTGGACCTCGGGGTGGACTTGAAAGTCCTGCCCCCGATCGACGAGCTGCTGGACGGGGTCGTCGGCCTGGGCGACCTGCGCCCCGTCTCCGAAGCGGACCTGCTCGGCCGACACCTCATCGACACCGACGTCGATGCCATCGCCGGCTACCTCACCGGCCGGCGGGTACTGGTCACGGGGGCGGGTGGTTCCATCGGCTCGGAGCTGTGCTTCCAGATCGCACGGTTCGCGCCCGCCGAGCTGGTCATGCTCGACCGCGACGAGTCCGCGCTGCACGCGCTGCAGCTCCGCCTCGAAGGCCGGGCCATGCTCGACACCCGGAACCTGGTGGTCTGCGACATCCGTGACCGCGACGCGCTCGACGCCGCCTTCCGTGAGCACCGACCCGAGGTGGTGTTCCACGCCGCGGCCCTCAAGCACCTGCCGCTGCTCGAGATGCACCCCAAGGAAGCCGTCAAGACCAACGTCTTCGGCACTCGCAACGTCCTCGAGGCGGCTCTCGCGCACCGGGTGAGCCGGCTCATCAACATCTCCACGGACAAGGCGGCCGACCCGGTGAGCGTGCTCGGATACAGCAAGCGGATCGCCGAACGGTTGACCGCGGAGGTCGCAGCGAGAACGGACCTGCCCTACGTGAGCGTGCGATTCGGCAACGTCCTCGGCAGCCGGGGATCGGTGCTCACCGCCTTCCGCGCCCAGCTCGAATCGGGCGGCCCGATCACCGTCACCCATCCCGAAGTCACCCGCTACTTCATGATGGTCGAGGAAGCCGTCCAGCTCGTGATCCAGGCCGGCGCGATCGGTCGTCCCGGTGAAGCGCTGGTCCTGGACATGGGCGAACCGGTACGCATCGACGACGTGGCCCGCCGCCTGGCCGCGCAGGCGCCTCGGCCGGTCGAGATCGTCTACACGGGGTTGCGCCCGGGCGAGAAGCTCCACGAGGTGCTCCGCGGCGCCAACGAGGCGGACGAACGGGTCGCGCACCCCTTGATCTCGCACGTGCCCGTCCCGCCGCTCGAGGCTTCCGCCGTCGAGGCGCTGGCCGCCGACCTCCCCGACGTCGAGGTGGTGGCCAGCTTGGTCACGCTGTGCACCACCGCACCGCAGTCGGCGCCCGGCACCACCACCGAGCCACGCTGA
- a CDS encoding sulfotransferase family 2 domain-containing protein, with product MIVSHQHKFIFVKTRKTAGTSIEVFLSSLAGPDAVVTPFTVSEGIDHHPRNWHRRFNPWPEVAGRLRRTRSLRGSGARGTLADLRAGRAFYNHMPARLIIARLGRRVWEEYFTFCFERDPWEKTASWYWFATRDDPDRPPFDRWVRTAELPSDWGLYTIDDRVAVDFVGRFESLQADLEGVLSILGLDVPVELPRAKGGFRPQGDPVQFDAGANRRIAAVFAREIETFGYPDRSAAD from the coding sequence ATGATCGTCTCCCACCAGCACAAGTTCATCTTCGTGAAGACCCGAAAGACCGCGGGCACCAGCATCGAGGTCTTCCTCTCGTCCCTGGCCGGCCCCGACGCGGTCGTGACCCCCTTCACGGTCAGCGAAGGCATCGACCACCACCCCCGCAACTGGCACCGGCGGTTCAACCCGTGGCCCGAGGTAGCGGGCCGGCTCCGCCGCACACGCTCGCTGCGAGGCAGCGGAGCCCGGGGCACGCTGGCTGACCTGCGGGCCGGGCGAGCGTTCTACAACCACATGCCCGCCCGGCTCATCATCGCCCGCCTGGGCCGGCGGGTGTGGGAGGAGTACTTCACCTTCTGCTTCGAGCGCGATCCGTGGGAGAAGACCGCGTCCTGGTACTGGTTCGCCACCCGCGACGACCCCGACCGCCCACCGTTCGACCGGTGGGTCAGGACGGCGGAGCTGCCGAGCGACTGGGGTCTCTACACCATCGACGATCGGGTGGCCGTCGACTTCGTCGGCCGCTTTGAATCCCTCCAGGCCGACCTTGAGGGCGTGCTGTCCATCCTCGGCCTGGACGTCCCGGTCGAGCTGCCACGGGCCAAGGGTGGCTTCCGACCGCAGGGAGATCCCGTGCAGTTCGATGCTGGCGCGAACCGGCGCATCGCCGCGGTGTTCGCCCGCGAGATCGAGACGTTCGGCTACCCCGACCGCTCTGCCGCGGACTGA
- a CDS encoding acetyltransferase gives MQPLVIIGAGGHGRETLDVVEAVNAVEPSYEFLGFLADEADGELVGRRGARVLGPPGWLEANDAAFVIGIGAPAARRRLDEAASASGREAVVLVHPLASLGSDLRLAPGVILAAGARLTTNVTLGRHTHLNVNAVVSHDCVVGDYVTLSPGALVNGNVRLGDGVFLGTGSIVLPGVQVGDGAVIGAGAVVTEDVGAGETVVGVPARPIGDRR, from the coding sequence ATGCAGCCCCTGGTCATCATCGGAGCCGGCGGCCACGGTCGCGAGACCCTCGACGTGGTGGAGGCCGTCAACGCGGTCGAACCGAGCTACGAGTTCCTCGGGTTCCTCGCGGACGAGGCCGACGGGGAGCTGGTGGGGCGCCGCGGCGCGCGGGTGCTCGGGCCGCCGGGCTGGCTGGAGGCCAACGACGCGGCGTTCGTGATCGGCATCGGCGCCCCTGCCGCCCGGCGGCGGCTGGACGAGGCCGCCAGCGCGAGTGGGCGGGAGGCGGTGGTGCTGGTGCACCCGCTGGCGTCGCTCGGGTCGGACCTGCGGCTGGCGCCGGGGGTGATTCTCGCCGCGGGGGCGCGGCTGACGACCAACGTGACCCTGGGGCGTCACACCCACCTGAACGTCAACGCGGTGGTGTCGCACGACTGCGTGGTGGGCGACTACGTCACGCTGAGTCCGGGGGCGCTGGTCAACGGCAACGTCCGGTTGGGCGACGGGGTCTTCCTGGGGACGGGGTCCATCGTGCTGCCCGGGGTGCAGGTCGGCGACGGCGCGGTGATCGGCGCAGGCGCCGTGGTCACCGAAGACGTCGGTGCCGGGGAGACGGTGGTGGGGGTGCCGGCCCGGCCGATCGGGGATCGGCGCTGA
- a CDS encoding sugar transferase: MPEEFGPYRGKRVLDLFIVCVVGLPALAVGLLCALAVKVTSRGPVLFLQERVGMGGRPFTVFKFRTMVAGDNPIFPDASRITTAGKWLRRFSLDELPQLLNVWRGEMSIVGPRPALAYQVERYTDRQRHRLDVRPGLTGLAQVNGRNALAWEERIELDLEYVRTQSLLVDLRIIGRTLWVMLSGEGAEGHPTDDPLAAPSPEPPAAG, from the coding sequence GTGCCTGAGGAATTCGGGCCCTACCGCGGCAAGCGGGTCCTCGACCTGTTCATCGTGTGCGTGGTGGGGCTCCCGGCCCTGGCGGTGGGGCTGCTGTGCGCGCTGGCGGTCAAGGTCACCTCCCGCGGTCCGGTGCTGTTCCTCCAGGAGCGGGTGGGCATGGGCGGGCGACCGTTCACCGTGTTCAAGTTCCGCACGATGGTCGCCGGCGACAACCCGATCTTCCCCGACGCCAGCCGCATCACCACCGCCGGCAAGTGGCTGCGGCGGTTCTCGCTCGACGAACTTCCCCAGCTCCTCAACGTGTGGCGCGGGGAGATGAGCATCGTCGGACCGCGCCCCGCGCTCGCCTACCAGGTTGAGCGCTACACGGATCGGCAGCGGCACCGCCTCGACGTGCGCCCCGGCCTCACCGGCCTGGCGCAGGTGAACGGCCGCAATGCCTTGGCCTGGGAGGAGCGCATCGAGCTCGACCTCGAGTACGTGCGCACCCAGTCGCTGCTGGTCGACCTGCGGATCATCGGGCGGACCCTGTGGGTGATGCTCTCCGGGGAAGGAGCCGAAGGGCATCCCACCGACGACCCGCTGGCGGCGCCGTCACCCGAGCCGCCGGCCGCGGGGTGA
- a CDS encoding NAD-dependent epimerase/dehydratase family protein, whose protein sequence is MKVVVTGGAGFIGGNLCRRLLDHPDVTEVTVLDDFSTGSPGNLEGLDVELIEGSILDAAMLDRVCAGASTVVHLAARGSVPRSLADPVRTHLVNATGTVEVLEAARRAGGAHVVVASSSSVYGANPELPKREHLAPMPVSPYAASKLATESYALAYQRSFGLPVLAFRFFNVFGPLQPAGHDYAAVIPAFVDAALGDRPLPIHGDGCQSRDFTFVGTVTEVLTDAVARRVTCEGPVNLAFGSRIDLLSVVALLRDILDAPLEVEHQPPRPGDVRHSQADSTRLRELFPDVEPVGFEAGLRATVEWFRSRRAARA, encoded by the coding sequence GTGAAGGTCGTTGTCACCGGTGGGGCGGGGTTCATCGGCGGCAACCTCTGCCGCCGCCTGCTGGACCATCCCGACGTCACCGAGGTCACCGTCCTCGACGACTTCTCGACCGGCTCACCGGGCAACCTGGAGGGTCTCGACGTCGAGCTGATCGAAGGCTCGATCCTCGACGCGGCGATGCTCGACCGGGTCTGCGCGGGCGCGTCGACCGTCGTGCACCTCGCCGCTCGTGGTTCCGTGCCCCGCTCGCTGGCCGATCCGGTCCGCACCCATCTGGTCAACGCCACCGGGACGGTCGAGGTGCTCGAAGCCGCCCGCCGGGCCGGCGGCGCGCACGTCGTGGTGGCGTCGTCGTCGTCCGTCTACGGCGCGAATCCCGAGCTGCCCAAGCGGGAGCACCTGGCGCCGATGCCGGTGAGCCCCTATGCGGCCAGCAAGCTGGCCACCGAGTCCTACGCGCTGGCCTACCAGCGTTCCTTCGGCCTGCCGGTGCTCGCCTTCCGCTTTTTCAACGTGTTCGGCCCCCTGCAGCCGGCCGGGCACGACTACGCAGCGGTGATCCCGGCCTTCGTGGACGCCGCGCTCGGCGACCGGCCGCTGCCGATCCACGGTGACGGCTGCCAGTCCCGGGACTTCACCTTCGTGGGCACGGTCACCGAGGTGCTCACCGATGCCGTGGCGCGCCGGGTCACCTGTGAAGGCCCCGTGAACCTCGCGTTCGGCTCCCGCATCGACCTGCTGTCGGTGGTGGCGCTCTTGCGGGACATCCTCGATGCTCCCCTCGAGGTCGAGCACCAGCCACCCCGCCCCGGCGATGTCCGCCACTCCCAGGCCGACTCGACGAGGCTGCGTGAGCTGTTCCCCGACGTGGAGCCCGTCGGTTTCGAGGCGGGGCTGCGGGCGACCGTCGAGTGGTTCCGTTCGAGGAGGGCGGCGCGTGCCTGA
- a CDS encoding class I SAM-dependent methyltransferase, whose protein sequence is MSKFEKRARRVRRAIRKVPVVEPVVSRAGAVVWRRHLRRQVARSQAGVDPTRLLWVDPAQVHRRLRPDAVRELIPGSARNAIGQVRGGDWDLDVEPIDAHPFVGAARERYAEGKAWDDTRFAAEMRARIERDGPQHRYRTPEDIARLGARWDELADRIRVEGFRSQDELADGKPWEEVLVAFDRFGRLVFVEGIHRFAIARALGVERLPVRVAARHQDWYRMSGEIRAYVNEAEGGRAYQPLLHPDLADVPYSHDGERFDLILDALPVREGRLLDIGANWGYFCHRFEAVGFSPIASERSEKQLYFLAALRDALERRFEIWGGSITDVKDLGEFEVVLALNVFHHFLKAETSYQELLGLLRRLRTRYLVFEPHLPTERQMQRAYRNPDPDEFRELVQRETGLTEHTLLGTVGQGRPVYLLRGRA, encoded by the coding sequence GTGTCGAAGTTCGAAAAGCGCGCCCGGCGAGTCCGCCGGGCCATCCGGAAGGTCCCGGTGGTCGAACCGGTGGTCAGCCGCGCCGGCGCGGTGGTCTGGCGACGTCACCTGCGCCGGCAGGTGGCGCGCAGCCAGGCCGGTGTCGATCCCACCCGCCTGCTGTGGGTCGATCCTGCCCAGGTGCACCGGCGCCTGCGGCCCGACGCGGTCCGCGAGCTCATCCCCGGGTCGGCCCGGAACGCGATCGGCCAGGTCCGGGGGGGCGACTGGGATCTCGACGTCGAGCCCATCGACGCCCACCCCTTCGTCGGCGCGGCCCGGGAGCGCTACGCCGAGGGCAAGGCGTGGGACGACACCCGCTTCGCCGCCGAGATGCGGGCCCGTATCGAGCGCGACGGGCCCCAGCACCGCTACCGCACCCCCGAGGACATCGCCCGGCTCGGTGCCCGCTGGGACGAGCTCGCCGATCGCATCCGGGTGGAGGGCTTCCGCTCGCAGGACGAGCTCGCTGACGGCAAGCCCTGGGAGGAGGTGCTGGTGGCCTTCGACCGCTTCGGGCGGCTCGTGTTCGTCGAGGGCATCCACCGTTTCGCCATCGCCCGGGCCCTCGGCGTCGAGCGGCTCCCGGTCCGGGTCGCCGCCCGGCATCAGGACTGGTACCGGATGAGCGGGGAGATCCGGGCCTACGTCAACGAGGCCGAGGGTGGCCGGGCGTACCAGCCGCTCCTGCACCCCGACCTGGCGGACGTGCCCTACAGCCACGACGGCGAGCGGTTCGATCTCATCCTCGACGCCCTGCCGGTGCGGGAGGGGCGGCTGCTCGACATCGGGGCGAACTGGGGGTACTTCTGCCACCGCTTCGAAGCCGTCGGGTTCTCACCCATCGCATCGGAGCGGTCCGAGAAGCAGCTCTACTTTCTCGCCGCGCTGCGCGACGCCCTCGAGCGACGGTTCGAAATCTGGGGCGGCTCCATCACCGACGTGAAGGATCTCGGCGAGTTCGAGGTGGTGCTGGCGTTGAACGTGTTCCACCATTTCCTGAAGGCGGAGACCAGCTACCAGGAGCTGCTCGGCCTGCTGCGGCGCCTGCGCACCCGCTACCTGGTGTTCGAGCCCCACCTGCCGACGGAGCGGCAGATGCAGCGGGCGTACCGCAACCCCGACCCCGACGAGTTCCGTGAGCTCGTCCAGCGCGAGACCGGACTCACCGAGCACACGTTGCTCGGCACGGTGGGGCAGGGGCGGCCCGTCTACCTGCTGCGCGGGAGGGCCTGA
- a CDS encoding DegT/DnrJ/EryC1/StrS family aminotransferase, with protein sequence MARIFLSPPDVGPDERELLLDAVDSNWVSPLGPHVDAFERELAAYVGVGHAAALSSGTAGLHLALLLHGVGPGDEVLVPTLTFIATASAVIYTGATPVFVDAEPSTWCVDPALVDTALRRRVKAGRLPKAVIAVDLYGQCADYDELEAVCGELGVALIEDAAEALGARYHGRAAGSFGRLGVFSFNGNKIITTSGGGMLVSDDRALVERARFLATQARDPAPHYEHSTVGFNYRMSNLLAAVGRGQLRHLDEKVARRRAINRRYRAALADLPGVGFLPNAAGGEPTNWLTVITLDPAAAAATPEELRVALEAADIEARPAWKPMHLQPVFAGAERLGGQVAERIFTTGLCLPSGSSLTHDDQERVIATIRSVLAGSHQVPA encoded by the coding sequence ATGGCCCGCATCTTCCTGTCCCCACCCGACGTGGGCCCCGACGAGCGCGAGCTGCTGCTCGACGCGGTGGACTCCAACTGGGTGAGCCCCCTGGGGCCCCACGTCGACGCGTTCGAGCGGGAGCTGGCCGCCTACGTCGGGGTCGGGCACGCAGCCGCGCTCTCCAGCGGCACCGCCGGGCTGCACCTGGCGCTACTGCTGCACGGTGTCGGGCCCGGCGACGAGGTGCTGGTGCCGACGCTGACCTTCATCGCCACCGCCAGCGCCGTCATCTACACCGGTGCGACACCCGTCTTCGTCGATGCCGAGCCGTCCACCTGGTGCGTCGACCCGGCGCTGGTGGACACGGCGCTGCGCCGGCGAGTGAAGGCCGGCCGGTTGCCCAAGGCGGTCATCGCGGTCGACCTGTACGGCCAGTGCGCCGACTACGACGAGCTGGAAGCCGTCTGCGGCGAGCTCGGCGTCGCGCTCATCGAGGACGCGGCCGAGGCCCTCGGCGCCCGCTACCACGGGCGGGCCGCCGGATCGTTCGGGCGCCTCGGCGTGTTCTCGTTCAACGGCAACAAGATCATCACCACCTCGGGCGGGGGGATGCTGGTCTCCGACGACCGAGCCCTGGTGGAGCGAGCCCGGTTCCTGGCCACCCAGGCTCGGGACCCGGCCCCCCACTACGAGCACTCGACGGTCGGGTTCAACTACCGGATGTCCAACCTGCTCGCCGCGGTCGGGCGGGGCCAGCTCCGCCATCTCGACGAGAAGGTCGCCCGCCGCCGGGCGATCAACCGGCGCTACCGGGCGGCGCTCGCCGACCTGCCCGGCGTCGGCTTCCTGCCGAACGCTGCGGGTGGCGAGCCCACCAACTGGCTCACGGTCATCACGCTCGACCCCGCCGCGGCGGCCGCGACCCCCGAGGAGCTGCGCGTCGCTCTCGAGGCCGCGGACATCGAGGCCCGTCCGGCCTGGAAGCCGATGCACCTGCAGCCGGTCTTCGCCGGTGCTGAGCGCCTCGGCGGCCAGGTGGCGGAGCGGATCTTCACCACCGGGCTGTGCCTACCGAGCGGATCGAGCCTGACCCACGACGACCAGGAACGGGTGATTGCGACCATCCGGTCGGTGCTGGCCGGCTCCCACCAGGTCCCGGCGTGA
- a CDS encoding glycosyltransferase has protein sequence MTTRVLWLVKGLGPGGAEQLLVNQAQATDRRALEVEAAYLVPWKDHLVPRLEEQGVVVTCLDSSREWDLRWAWRLRRRLREHPVQVIHNHSPLVASVTRLLVRTLPRRERPALVYTEHNRWPRHNRLTRLANRLTYRLDDAQLCVSEDVRETIPPRLRPRVRVLVHGVDVEAIRAQRASRDDVRRELGIAPTEVVVGIVANFRREKAYEVWLDAAAEALRSPVPLRFVSVGQGPLEEEMRARLASMGLGERVTILGYRDDAVRVMSGFDIFTLTSRHEGLPVALMDALALGLPVVATAVGGIPQAITDGVEGRLVPPDDPQALATAYVKVASDPQRLAGMAAAAAERGRSFGMERPARELGALYESLAASKRR, from the coding sequence GTGACCACCCGGGTCCTCTGGCTCGTGAAGGGCCTGGGCCCCGGCGGCGCGGAGCAGCTGCTCGTGAACCAGGCGCAGGCCACCGATCGCCGCGCGCTGGAGGTCGAGGCCGCCTACCTGGTTCCCTGGAAAGACCACCTGGTCCCGCGGCTCGAAGAGCAAGGCGTGGTGGTGACCTGCCTCGACAGCAGCCGGGAATGGGACCTGCGCTGGGCCTGGCGGCTCCGCCGGCGACTGCGGGAGCACCCCGTGCAGGTGATCCACAACCACTCCCCGCTCGTGGCCTCGGTCACCCGGCTCCTGGTGCGCACCTTGCCCCGACGGGAGCGGCCGGCGCTGGTGTACACCGAGCACAACCGCTGGCCCCGCCACAACCGGCTCACCCGACTGGCCAACCGGCTCACCTACCGGCTCGACGACGCCCAGCTGTGCGTCTCCGAAGACGTACGTGAGACCATCCCGCCCCGTTTGCGGCCACGGGTCCGGGTGCTGGTACACGGCGTCGACGTGGAGGCCATCCGCGCCCAGCGGGCCAGCCGGGACGACGTCCGCCGCGAGCTGGGGATCGCCCCGACCGAGGTCGTCGTAGGCATCGTGGCCAACTTCCGTCGCGAGAAGGCCTACGAGGTCTGGCTCGACGCCGCCGCCGAGGCCCTCCGCTCCCCCGTCCCACTCCGGTTCGTCTCCGTCGGGCAGGGGCCCCTCGAGGAGGAGATGCGCGCCCGGCTGGCCTCGATGGGCCTGGGCGAGCGGGTGACGATCCTCGGCTACCGCGACGACGCCGTGCGGGTGATGAGCGGGTTCGACATCTTCACCCTCACCTCCCGCCACGAAGGCCTCCCTGTGGCATTGATGGACGCGCTGGCGCTCGGGCTTCCCGTCGTGGCCACCGCCGTGGGCGGGATCCCCCAGGCGATCACCGACGGCGTCGAGGGTCGCCTCGTGCCCCCTGACGACCCACAGGCGCTGGCCACGGCCTACGTCAAGGTGGCGAGCGACCCCCAGCGGCTGGCCGGCATGGCGGCAGCCGCGGCCGAGCGAGGCCGCTCGTTCGGCATGGAGCGCCCGGCCCGCGAGCTCGGCGCGCTCTACGAGTCTCTCGCCGCCAGCAAGCGCCGGTAG
- a CDS encoding glycosyltransferase family 4 protein: MTRPAGRDRPRLIHVTTTDMSLDWLLGPQLRAFAEAGFEVFGASAPGPHVARLEQMGIGHVALRHATREMAPHRDALALAELLAVFRDLKPDIVHTHNPKPGVYGRIAARLAGVPVVVNTVHGLYALPEDPVPKRALVYSLERMAAACSQAELLQNEEDLPVLRRLRVPAQRLHLLGNGIDLKRFDPATIGAAGRARMRAELGVGPDEVLIGAVGRLVAEKGYVDLLDAFSLVRRWRPEARLMVVGPSDPDKGDALPPDLLAWAEREHGVRFLGHRDDVERLYAAMDLYVLASRREGFPRSAMEAAAMGLPVVATDIRGCRQVVDHGVNGLLVRVGAVAALAEALAGMVADASRREAMGREARCKALREFDQQRVVSTTLDVYRRLLAARDS; encoded by the coding sequence GTGACCCGGCCTGCGGGGCGCGACCGACCACGGCTCATCCACGTCACCACCACCGACATGAGCCTCGACTGGCTGCTCGGCCCGCAGCTCCGTGCCTTCGCGGAGGCCGGCTTCGAGGTGTTCGGGGCTTCCGCGCCAGGGCCGCACGTCGCCCGGCTGGAGCAGATGGGCATCGGCCACGTGGCCCTGCGGCACGCTACCCGGGAGATGGCCCCGCATCGGGATGCCCTGGCGTTGGCCGAGCTCCTCGCGGTGTTCCGGGATCTGAAGCCGGACATCGTTCACACCCACAACCCGAAGCCGGGGGTGTACGGGCGGATCGCTGCCCGGTTGGCCGGGGTCCCGGTGGTGGTCAACACGGTCCACGGTCTCTACGCGCTGCCTGAGGACCCCGTCCCCAAGCGGGCCCTCGTCTACTCCCTCGAGCGGATGGCTGCGGCGTGCTCGCAGGCGGAGCTGCTGCAGAACGAGGAGGATCTGCCGGTGCTGCGCCGCCTCCGGGTGCCCGCGCAGCGTTTGCACCTGCTCGGCAACGGGATCGACCTCAAGCGGTTCGACCCGGCCACGATCGGCGCTGCCGGCCGTGCGCGGATGCGGGCAGAGCTGGGGGTGGGACCCGACGAGGTGCTGATCGGCGCGGTCGGTCGCCTGGTGGCCGAGAAGGGCTACGTTGACCTGCTGGACGCGTTTTCGCTGGTGCGCCGCTGGCGGCCCGAGGCCCGGCTGATGGTCGTGGGACCGTCGGACCCCGACAAGGGCGATGCCCTGCCACCGGATCTGCTGGCGTGGGCCGAGCGCGAGCACGGGGTGCGGTTCCTCGGCCACCGTGACGATGTCGAACGGCTGTACGCCGCGATGGACCTCTACGTGCTGGCCTCGCGCCGGGAGGGCTTTCCTCGGTCGGCGATGGAGGCGGCCGCCATGGGCCTGCCGGTCGTGGCCACCGACATCCGAGGGTGCCGGCAGGTGGTCGACCACGGCGTCAACGGGTTGCTCGTACGGGTGGGTGCCGTGGCCGCGCTGGCCGAGGCGCTGGCGGGGATGGTGGCCGATGCGTCCCGCCGCGAGGCGATGGGCCGCGAGGCACGGTGCAAGGCGTTGCGTGAGTTCGACCAGCAACGGGTGGTGTCGACCACCCTGGACGTCTACCGGCGCTTGCTGGCGGCGAGAGACTCGTAG